One genomic window of Solanum dulcamara chromosome 10, daSolDulc1.2, whole genome shotgun sequence includes the following:
- the LOC129871694 gene encoding putative late blight resistance protein homolog R1C-3 encodes MAYAAITSLMRTIRQSMELIGCDLQPFYKKLESLRAILEKSCNITGDLEALTSLEAEIAEVAYTTEDTVDSESRNIFLAQNLQKRSRAMWELFFLLELALECIDSTMEQWMAISDSMKDLKLQTYSLASLPDHVVEPAENIMVGHETEFEMMLDQLARGERELEVVSIVGMGGIGKTTLATKLYSDRCIMSRFDIRAKVTVSQEYCARNVLLGLLSSISDEPDDQLADQLQKLLKGKRYLVVIDDIWTTEAWDDIKLCFPDCNNGSRILLTTRNVEVAEYASSEDERIHVNKLVELWVVEGFLNEEEGKSIEDVAKTCINELIDRSLIFIRDLSFCGTIEICGMHDVIRELCLREARNMNFVNVIGKKSDQNSCAQSMLCSFKSRSRISIHNEEGLAWCRNSEAHSIIMMGGFKFFTLELSFKLVRVLDLSMTSCEIFPSGIHSLIHLRYLALSIYPRLGPYPGSSYEAIPLSLIDMISSLCYLQTLKLYPCLSRFECPFILPSEILTMPQLRNLHLAWNYLRNHELTEKCLVLKNLQYLRGLNPRYCTGSFLRLFPNLKRLQIFGVQEDFLDCKYLFALRYLYELEKLEFGNLRRRHFRKTDVPMFLPPPDAFPPNLKNLTFNGNFVLAVKELSIVGKLPKLEVLELSNNAFKGNEWEVVEEGFPRLKFLFLNRVHIQYWRASSDHFPYLERLFLRNCRYLDSIPQDFADITTLALIDIRRCQQSVGNSAKQIQQHIQDNYGSSIEVHTHDLF; translated from the exons ATGGCTTATGCTGCTATTACTTCCCTTATGAGAACCATACGCCAATCAATGGAACTTATTGGATGTGATTTGCAACCGTTTTACAAAAAGCTCGAATCCTTGAGAGCTATTCTGGAGAAATCCTGCAATATAACGGGCGATCTTGAGGCATTAACAAGCTTGGAAGCTGAAATCGCAGAGGTAGCATACACTACAGAAGATACCGTTGACTCAGaatcaagaaatatttttttagcacAGAATTTACAGAAAAGAAGCAGGGCTATGTGGGAGCTCTTTTTCCTCTTGGAACTAGCACTAGAATGCATTGATTCCACCATGGAACAGTGGATGGCAATATCAGACAGCATGAAAGATCTAAAACTACAAACTTACTCTCTAGCCAGCTTACCTGATCATGTTGTAGAGCCCGCCGAGAATATAATGGTTGGCCATGAAACTGAATTCGAGATGATGCTGGATCAACTTGCTAGAGGAGAAAGGGAACTGGAAGTTGTCTCAATCGTAGGGATGGGAGGCATCGGGAAGACGACTTTGGCTACAAAACTCTACAGTGATCGATGCATTATGTCTCGATTTGATATTCGTGCAAAAGTAACTGTTTCACAAGAGTATTGTGCGAGAAATGTACTCCTAGGCCTTCTTTCTTCGATAAGTGATGAACCTGATGATCAATTAGCAGACCAACTGCAAAAGCTTCTAAAAGGCAAGAGATACTTGGTAGTCATAGATGACATATGGACTACAGAAGCTTGGGATGATATAAAACTATGTTTCCCAGACTGTAATAATGGAAGCCGAATACTCCTGACTACGCGGAATGTGGAAGTGGCTGAATATGCTAGTTCAG AGGATGAACGGATTCATGTAAATAAACTTGTGGAGTTATGGGTTGTAGAGGGATTTTTGAATGAAGAAGAGGGTAAAAGCATAGAAGATGTGGCAAAAACATGTATAAATGAACTTATAGATAGAAGTTTAATTTTCATCCGAGATTTGAGTTTTTGTGGAACAATAGAGATTTGTGGAATGCATGATGTGATCCGTGAACTCTGTTTGAgggaagctcgaaacatgaatTTTGTGAATGTTATCGGAAAAAAGAGTGATCAAAATTCATGTGCACAATCCATGCTATGTTCCTTTAAGAGTCGAAGTCGGATCAGTATCCATAATGAGGAAGGATTGGCTTGGTGTCGTAATAGTGAGGCTCATTCTATTATCATGATGGGTGGATTCAAATTCTTCACACTGGAATTGTCTTTCAAGCTAGTAAGAGTACTAGATCTTTCTATGACTAGTTGTGAAATTTTTCCCAGTGGAATACATTCTTTAATTCACTTGAGATACCTAGCTTTGAGTATTTATCCTCGCTTAGGGCCGTATCCAGGATCCTCCTACGAAGCGATTCCCTTGTCATTAATAGACATGATATCAAGCCTATGTTATCTGCAAACTCTTAAACTTTACCCGTGTTTAAGTCGTTTTGAATGTCCTTTCATTTTACCATCAGAAATTTTGACCATGCCGCAATTGAGGAACTTACATTTGGCCTGGAATTACTTGCGGAATCATGAGCTTACGGAGAAATGTTTGGTTTTGAAAAATTTGCAATACCTCCGTGGATTGAATCCTCGATATTGTACTGGATCTTTCTTAAGACTATTTCCCAATTTAAAGAGGTTGCAAATATTTGGCGTCCAAGAAGACTTCCTTGATTGCAAGTACCTGTTTGCTTTGCGCTACTTATATGAGCTCGAGAAATTGGAATTTGGTAATCTTCGTCGGAGACATTTCAGGAAAACTGATGTTCCAATGTTCTTACCTCCTCCGGATGCTTTTCCACCAAACCTTAAGAATTTAACTTTTAATGGAAATTTCGTTTTGGCTGTGAAGGAATTGAGCATTGTTGGTAAATTACCCAAACTCGAGGTCCTTGAACTATCAAATAATGCCTTCAAAGGCAACGAGTGGGAAGTAGTTGAGGAAGGATTTCCTCGCTTGAAGTTCTTGTTCCTGAATAGAGTACACATTCAGTACTGGAGAGCTAGTAGTGATCACTTTCCGTACCTTGAGCGACTTTTTCTTAGAAATTGCCGTTATTTGGATTCAATCCCTCAAGATTTTGCAGATATAACAACACTTGCTCTTATTGATATACGTAGATGTCAACAATCTGTTGGAAATTCCGCCAAGCAAATTCAACAGCACATTCAAGACAACTATGGAAGCTCTATCGAGGTCCATACTCATGATCTTTTTTAA